A region from the Algoriphagus machipongonensis genome encodes:
- a CDS encoding sulfatase family protein yields MKNISSLLIGLCAIPLLISCTSQEEKTEQKRPNIVFIMSDDHAYQAISAYDNTLIETPNIDRIADMGMLFTNASVTNSICAPSRATILTGKHSHINGKVDNHFPFDTTNVTFPQILQDAGYQTAMFGKLHFGNSPKGFDQYKILPGQGKYYNPNFITKNEGNIQVEGYVTDIITDMTLDWLENERNDEDPFMLMYLHKAPHREWLPAGRHVEEFTNRTFKEPATLFDDYSGRGRAAKEAEMNLLKDMHWAGDSKIRPEVMDELGIEPTSGWDKAAFEGEVGRMNPEQRAVWDKAYEKVIEDFKKAYPNMTEEDKMKWRYQRYMQDYLGTIKAVDENVGRVLDYLEANDLMDNTIIVYTSDQGFYLGEHGWFDKRFIYNESFKTPLLMAWPGKVQAGTKSDEMVQNLDFAQTFLAAAGIEAPADMQGESLLPLLTGDLDNWTRDAVYYHYYEYPSVHMVKRHYAIVTQDYKLVHYYFDVDEWELIDRKNDPMELKNVYDDPAYAEIQAELHEQLDGLREKYGDNSQISQRYLNEYLDYLQENNSYAGGKNTELLDKIFKDRKLSTEN; encoded by the coding sequence ATGAAAAATATTTCATCCTTGCTTATTGGCTTATGCGCGATTCCATTGCTGATATCCTGCACTAGCCAAGAGGAGAAAACTGAGCAAAAAAGGCCGAACATCGTCTTTATCATGTCTGATGATCATGCGTATCAGGCCATCTCAGCTTACGACAATACGCTGATAGAAACCCCTAACATTGATAGAATCGCAGATATGGGGATGTTATTTACGAATGCCTCTGTAACGAATTCTATTTGTGCTCCTTCCCGGGCTACAATATTGACAGGAAAGCACTCACATATTAATGGTAAGGTGGATAACCACTTTCCTTTTGATACGACCAATGTGACTTTCCCACAAATTCTACAAGATGCAGGATATCAGACTGCCATGTTTGGTAAACTTCATTTTGGAAATAGTCCTAAAGGCTTTGATCAATATAAAATCTTACCAGGACAGGGTAAATATTATAACCCGAATTTCATCACCAAAAATGAAGGTAATATTCAGGTAGAAGGCTATGTGACAGATATTATTACTGACATGACTTTGGATTGGCTGGAGAATGAAAGAAATGATGAAGATCCTTTTATGTTGATGTACCTACACAAAGCGCCGCATAGAGAATGGCTGCCGGCAGGAAGACATGTGGAGGAATTTACCAACCGAACATTTAAGGAGCCAGCAACGCTTTTTGATGATTATTCTGGAAGAGGAAGAGCAGCAAAAGAAGCAGAAATGAACCTGTTGAAAGATATGCACTGGGCTGGTGACTCTAAAATTCGTCCAGAAGTCATGGACGAATTGGGGATTGAACCTACCTCGGGATGGGATAAAGCGGCGTTTGAAGGTGAAGTTGGTCGTATGAACCCTGAGCAGCGAGCAGTTTGGGATAAGGCTTATGAAAAAGTTATAGAAGACTTCAAAAAAGCGTATCCTAACATGACAGAGGAAGATAAAATGAAGTGGAGATACCAACGCTACATGCAGGATTACCTCGGTACCATCAAAGCAGTTGATGAAAACGTAGGTCGTGTTTTGGATTATCTGGAAGCAAATGATTTAATGGATAATACCATCATCGTCTATACTTCTGATCAAGGTTTTTATCTAGGCGAACACGGGTGGTTTGACAAGCGATTCATTTACAATGAGTCCTTTAAAACACCCCTATTAATGGCTTGGCCTGGTAAAGTTCAAGCTGGAACCAAATCGGATGAGATGGTTCAAAATTTGGATTTCGCACAGACATTTTTGGCCGCAGCAGGGATCGAAGCACCTGCAGATATGCAAGGAGAAAGCCTCTTGCCATTATTGACCGGAGATTTAGATAATTGGACCCGGGATGCCGTGTATTATCATTACTATGAATACCCATCTGTGCATATGGTGAAGCGCCATTATGCAATCGTGACTCAAGATTACAAGTTGGTTCATTATTACTTTGATGTAGACGAATGGGAGCTTATCGATCGTAAGAATGATCCAATGGAGCTCAAAAATGTGTATGATGACCCAGCCTATGCCGAGATCCAGGCGGAGCTTCACGAGCAACTAGATGGATTGAGAGAAAAGTATGGAGATAATTCACAGATTTCTCAACGC
- a CDS encoding sulfatase produces MQKILIFITFLLSISSYAQEAKKPNVLFIIADDLTTTAIGAYGNPVPKTPVIDQLAKESTVFSHAYSQYPVCGPSRASMMFGYYPSATQTYGYVSGRKNVGSDRPSLAELFKEKGYYTARVSKIYHMGVPGDIEKGSDGQDDPASWTEKFNSKGPEWTAEGKAELVQNNPDGSIERKGGNVMTIVQADGDDLVHSDGKTAKKASELIREHKDEPFFLAVGFVRPHVPFVAPASYFDPYPFAKITTPKQAPNDWEDIPERGINYVTSVNAEMNQEQKQKAIAAYYASVSYMDTQVGKVLTTLKEEGLENNTIIVFTSDHGFHLGEHEFWMKVSLHEESVKVPMMIKVPGKNPAVVHSFTELIDLYPTLADLAGLDYPKAIQGKSLKPLIENPNKKVRDMAFSVSQGGRSFLVRTEKWAYIQYNEDASAGMELFDMENDPKQFNNLANDPAYSKALKEMQSRLIQKLKKVRKNDLEIDYNSAK; encoded by the coding sequence ATGCAAAAGATTTTAATTTTTATTACGTTTTTGCTCTCCATCTCATCTTATGCTCAGGAAGCAAAGAAGCCAAACGTCCTCTTTATTATTGCTGATGATTTGACCACCACTGCAATTGGAGCTTATGGAAATCCCGTTCCCAAAACCCCAGTTATTGATCAGCTTGCGAAGGAAAGTACCGTATTTTCACATGCTTATAGTCAATACCCTGTTTGTGGCCCATCCCGAGCTTCGATGATGTTTGGGTATTATCCCAGCGCAACGCAAACTTATGGCTATGTAAGTGGTAGAAAAAATGTAGGCTCAGACCGACCTTCTTTGGCAGAACTTTTTAAAGAAAAGGGCTATTACACCGCCCGAGTGAGCAAGATCTATCACATGGGCGTGCCAGGAGATATAGAAAAGGGCTCAGATGGTCAAGACGATCCAGCTTCTTGGACAGAGAAATTTAACTCAAAAGGTCCCGAATGGACCGCCGAAGGCAAAGCCGAGTTGGTGCAAAATAATCCTGATGGCAGCATAGAGCGAAAAGGTGGCAATGTGATGACGATTGTCCAGGCAGATGGAGATGACCTTGTTCATTCAGATGGAAAAACTGCTAAAAAAGCCTCTGAATTAATTCGTGAACATAAAGACGAACCCTTCTTTTTAGCGGTTGGGTTTGTTCGTCCTCATGTCCCTTTTGTCGCCCCGGCAAGCTACTTCGACCCTTACCCTTTTGCAAAAATTACTACACCAAAACAAGCTCCGAATGATTGGGAAGATATCCCTGAGCGTGGTATCAATTATGTCACCAGTGTAAATGCGGAGATGAATCAGGAGCAGAAGCAAAAAGCGATTGCAGCTTATTATGCTTCTGTTTCTTATATGGATACCCAAGTAGGAAAAGTACTCACAACGCTAAAAGAAGAAGGCTTAGAGAACAACACTATCATTGTGTTTACATCTGATCATGGGTTTCACCTAGGCGAACATGAGTTCTGGATGAAAGTCAGTTTACATGAAGAGTCTGTAAAAGTCCCTATGATGATCAAAGTGCCTGGGAAAAACCCTGCGGTAGTCCACTCATTTACAGAACTGATTGACCTTTACCCTACTCTGGCCGATTTGGCTGGATTGGATTACCCTAAGGCTATTCAAGGGAAAAGTCTAAAGCCTTTAATAGAAAACCCAAATAAGAAAGTTAGGGACATGGCATTTTCTGTCAGTCAAGGAGGGAGGTCATTTCTGGTCAGAACGGAAAAATGGGCTTATATCCAATATAACGAAGATGCTTCCGCTGGAATGGAGCTTTTTGATATGGAAAATGACCCCAAGCAATTCAACAATTTGGCGAATGACCCAGCATATTCGAAAGCCCTTAAAGAAATGCAATCAAGACTAATCCAAAAGCTAAAGAAAGTCCGAAAAAATGATTTGGAAATTGACTACAACTCTGCGAAATGA
- a CDS encoding glycoside hydrolase family protein, whose translation MKSSIKQIALFTFTLLISGEAFSQFQVKTLAVDAELVQTGKSTFLDGPSVLKLKDYFVWGGSVVEGNDGKYHMLFSLWESGDDKDSFTQSWVLESKIGYAVSDFPDKDFQFQKIILKGARYEGNKDAWDAQGVHNPHVKKFDGSFYLYYIGGKDPGKKIAPDVDKRNRVQQSQQMGVIRFDSFQDLLNGEFKRSKNPILSPRTRVKPTNVVNPSPKGTIAKPDNLIVVNPSVEYNPKTKEYMLFFKGNIYEPSWKGVHGVATGPSPLGPFKARDEFIFDVRMPDGKIASTEDPYVWFSSKHDSFFAIVKDFSGAVTGGEKKALALLKSHDGIKWETTENSLFMKREVTLKSGQIIQLDRMERPQLLLNEDGVPLYLYCAAAVENVNPKNDGSSFNLQIPLALGNKNQN comes from the coding sequence ATGAAAAGTTCGATTAAACAAATTGCACTTTTTACTTTCACACTGTTAATAAGTGGTGAAGCATTTTCTCAATTTCAGGTCAAGACTCTAGCAGTAGATGCAGAATTGGTTCAAACAGGTAAAAGCACATTTTTGGATGGCCCCTCTGTTTTAAAACTGAAGGACTATTTTGTTTGGGGAGGATCTGTAGTGGAAGGAAATGATGGGAAATACCACATGCTTTTTTCTCTTTGGGAAAGTGGTGATGATAAAGATAGCTTCACCCAATCTTGGGTTTTGGAAAGTAAAATAGGGTATGCTGTTTCTGATTTTCCAGATAAAGATTTTCAATTTCAAAAGATTATTCTCAAAGGGGCAAGGTATGAAGGGAATAAGGATGCTTGGGACGCACAAGGTGTCCATAACCCTCATGTAAAAAAATTTGATGGTAGCTTTTACTTATACTACATAGGGGGAAAAGACCCAGGAAAAAAAATAGCACCAGATGTGGATAAGCGAAATAGAGTACAACAAAGTCAGCAAATGGGAGTCATCCGATTTGATTCATTCCAAGACTTGTTAAACGGAGAATTTAAGCGATCCAAAAACCCCATTCTCAGCCCAAGAACCCGAGTGAAACCAACAAATGTGGTCAACCCCTCGCCCAAAGGGACTATTGCAAAACCAGACAACTTAATTGTTGTCAATCCATCGGTAGAATATAATCCCAAGACCAAGGAATACATGCTCTTTTTCAAAGGAAATATCTATGAACCCTCTTGGAAAGGTGTTCATGGGGTGGCTACCGGCCCCAGCCCTTTGGGACCATTTAAGGCTAGAGATGAATTCATCTTTGATGTACGGATGCCAGACGGGAAAATCGCTAGCACCGAAGACCCCTATGTTTGGTTTTCAAGTAAACACGACAGCTTCTTTGCAATTGTGAAAGACTTTTCAGGAGCGGTGACTGGAGGAGAAAAGAAGGCTTTGGCTCTTCTTAAATCCCATGATGGAATTAAATGGGAAACGACAGAAAATTCTTTATTTATGAAGCGGGAAGTCACATTAAAATCTGGCCAAATAATTCAATTGGACAGAATGGAAAGGCCGCAACTTCTTTTGAATGAAGACGGAGTACCACTCTATCTCTATTGCGCTGCCGCCGTGGAAAATGTGAATCCTAAAAATGATGGGAGCTCATTTAATTTACAAATACCTTTAGCCTTGGGAAACAAAAACCAAAACTGA
- a CDS encoding TetR/AcrR family transcriptional regulator, with protein sequence MENKIKTKDKILLEAITLYNEQGIQNVTSRHIASRMGISHGNLDYHYKTKEDIILAIYCKMRNEMSESYVTRDPEISAIGHFHLLIQQLEEFQYKYRFFNLDVLEVTRSFPNVSKIIQETFIKRKETTIQLFQEFISSGFLKEMEPAELQRLEHIIRMIITFWLSQREVMTSYNFSEMGSMVKSIWTILNPYLTESGKAEYQKAINNHGVTTISN encoded by the coding sequence ATGGAAAATAAAATTAAGACGAAGGACAAAATACTTCTGGAAGCAATTACACTCTATAATGAGCAAGGAATCCAAAATGTCACCAGTCGTCATATTGCAAGCAGAATGGGCATAAGTCATGGGAATTTAGACTACCATTATAAGACTAAAGAAGATATCATTTTGGCTATTTACTGCAAAATGAGAAATGAAATGTCTGAGTCCTATGTAACTCGTGATCCTGAAATTAGTGCAATAGGTCATTTCCACCTTCTTATTCAACAACTAGAAGAATTTCAATACAAATACCGGTTTTTCAACCTTGATGTTTTGGAAGTGACTAGGTCTTTTCCAAATGTTTCAAAAATAATTCAGGAAACATTTATTAAAAGGAAAGAAACAACAATTCAGCTATTTCAGGAATTTATTTCTTCAGGATTTTTGAAGGAAATGGAACCAGCTGAACTGCAGCGCTTGGAACATATTATAAGAATGATCATCACTTTTTGGCTTTCGCAAAGAGAGGTAATGACCTCTTACAATTTTTCAGAAATGGGTTCTATGGTCAAGAGTATTTGGACTATTTTGAATCCCTACCTTACTGAATCTGGGAAAGCAGAATATCAAAAAGCAATAAATAATCATGGGGTTACCACTATATCAAATTAA
- a CDS encoding sulfatase-like hydrolase/transferase has protein sequence MKIKNYLLALCLGLFITLGLISSATHAQQNSQKPNVLFLFADDQRADALGINGNPYIQTPTIDQLGREGSRFSNAYVMGGVHGAICMSSRAMLFSGKNLYKVTDKLSGEHTMTMSFAAAGYRTFGTGKWHNEKEAFEASFQEAKNVYLGGMADHYDLPLRDYGADGKLGEPTRKGFSTEQFAQAAIDFIKDHGQRNTDQPFFCYVAFTAPHDPYSPEANYINHYPDGTLPLPGNYMPYHPFEFDHLTVRDENLTGWPRKPEVIQMILSDYYALVTHLDTQIAKILNTLKETGQYDNTIIVYAADNGLAAGSHGLLGKQSLYEHSSKVPLIIKGPGVPQDQELDAFAYIHDLYPTLAELAGIPDPSDIDGVSLVPVITGEQDGVRDALFTSYRGTVRAVRNKKYKLIRYPERDYTQLFDLDADPLEINNLAENTEYQSKKSEMFELMEKWQNSFQDTVKLTADKIKPMKYDPDTLVRKPDQWQPEYTLKRYFEVNKK, from the coding sequence ATGAAAATCAAAAACTATCTACTTGCGCTATGTCTCGGCTTATTTATAACGCTAGGACTAATTAGTTCAGCTACACATGCCCAACAAAATTCGCAAAAACCCAATGTACTATTCCTTTTTGCAGATGACCAACGTGCAGATGCTTTAGGAATCAACGGCAACCCATATATCCAAACTCCGACAATCGATCAGCTAGGTCGGGAAGGGAGCCGATTCTCTAATGCTTATGTGATGGGAGGAGTACATGGAGCAATTTGTATGTCTAGCCGAGCCATGCTTTTCAGCGGTAAAAATCTATATAAGGTAACCGACAAACTCAGCGGAGAGCATACCATGACCATGAGCTTTGCAGCAGCAGGCTACAGAACCTTTGGAACAGGAAAATGGCATAACGAAAAGGAAGCATTCGAAGCTAGTTTTCAGGAAGCCAAAAACGTGTATTTAGGCGGTATGGCCGATCATTATGACCTTCCTTTAAGGGATTATGGAGCAGATGGAAAATTAGGCGAGCCTACAAGAAAAGGTTTTTCCACTGAGCAATTTGCGCAAGCAGCAATTGACTTTATCAAAGACCATGGCCAAAGAAACACTGATCAGCCTTTTTTCTGTTACGTAGCTTTTACGGCACCGCATGACCCCTATTCCCCTGAAGCAAATTATATCAACCATTACCCAGATGGGACACTTCCACTTCCAGGAAATTACATGCCCTACCACCCATTTGAATTTGATCATCTGACTGTTAGAGATGAAAATTTAACTGGATGGCCAAGAAAACCCGAGGTAATACAGATGATTTTGTCAGATTACTATGCCTTGGTAACACACTTGGACACTCAGATTGCAAAAATCCTGAATACGCTCAAAGAAACCGGGCAATATGACAATACCATTATTGTTTATGCCGCAGATAATGGCTTGGCAGCTGGAAGCCATGGTCTTCTTGGTAAGCAAAGCCTTTACGAGCATAGCTCAAAAGTACCCTTGATTATCAAAGGTCCTGGCGTCCCTCAAGACCAAGAATTGGATGCTTTTGCTTATATCCATGACCTCTACCCTACCTTGGCAGAGTTGGCAGGTATTCCTGACCCAAGTGACATCGACGGGGTAAGTTTAGTTCCTGTAATCACAGGCGAACAGGATGGAGTGAGAGATGCACTTTTCACTTCTTACCGAGGCACGGTAAGAGCAGTGAGAAACAAAAAATATAAGCTTATTCGCTATCCTGAAAGAGATTACACCCAATTATTCGACTTGGATGCCGATCCTTTGGAAATTAACAACTTGGCTGAGAATACTGAATATCAAAGTAAAAAATCCGAGATGTTTGAGTTGATGGAAAAATGGCAAAATAGCTTCCAGGACACGGTAAAATTGACTGCCGATAAGATCAAACCCATGAAATATGATCCGGACACTTTGGTTAGAAAACCAGATCAATGGCAACCGGAATATACTTTGAAAAGGTATTTTGAAGTCAATAAAAAATAA
- a CDS encoding ABC transporter ATP-binding protein: MLNLHNFHKSYSTGFSISVDHLALDSGIHLIKGANGSGKSTLLKAIAGIHDFKGEINLLGVSIKKDPVSYRKMVNFSEAEPVFPEFLSLDELINFTTSIIHEDKNQILELKEKLDIRDYSENPISSYSSGMLKKSALLLAFLGEPKLIILDEPFTTIDLATQDHLKELILKKQEEGVSFILTSHMADFEDFFAYHSVHEIKDGSII, from the coding sequence ATGCTAAACCTCCACAATTTCCATAAATCTTACTCAACAGGTTTTAGCATAAGTGTGGATCATTTGGCTTTGGATTCAGGCATTCATTTGATCAAAGGAGCCAATGGTTCAGGAAAGTCTACTCTACTAAAGGCGATAGCAGGAATTCATGATTTTAAAGGAGAAATAAACCTACTGGGTGTTTCTATCAAAAAGGACCCGGTTTCTTATCGAAAAATGGTGAATTTCTCGGAAGCCGAACCGGTATTTCCAGAGTTTTTAAGTTTAGATGAACTGATCAATTTTACTACTTCGATCATTCATGAGGATAAAAACCAAATCCTAGAATTGAAAGAAAAGTTGGATATCAGAGATTATTCTGAGAATCCCATTTCCTCTTATTCCTCCGGGATGCTAAAGAAATCAGCCCTGCTTTTGGCTTTTTTGGGAGAGCCCAAACTGATTATTTTAGATGAGCCATTTACGACTATAGACTTGGCTACACAGGATCATTTGAAAGAGCTGATTTTAAAGAAACAGGAAGAAGGAGTCAGTTTTATCCTTACTTCTCATATGGCAGATTTTGAAGATTTCTTTGCTTACCATTCTGTTCATGAAATCAAGGATGGATCAATAATTTGA